One part of the Paenibacillus antri genome encodes these proteins:
- a CDS encoding 2-oxoacid:ferredoxin oxidoreductase subunit beta produces MATFKDFRNNIKPNWCPGCGDFSVQAAIQRAAANVGLEPDSLAVVSGIGCSGRISGYINAYGFHGIHGRALPIAQGLKMANRELTVIASGGDGDGFAIGLGHTVHAIRRNMNVTYIVMDNQIYGLTKGQTSPRSAEGFKTKSTPEGSIEGTLSPLEIALSAGATFVAQSFSSNIKQLTALIEEAIKHEGFSIVNVFSPCVTFNKINTYDWFKEHIVDLDEQSDYDPSNRIAAMTKIMETNSMLCGLIYQDKSKKPYEALVKGFKPEGLAKQDLTITEEQFAKLVAEFR; encoded by the coding sequence ATGGCAACATTTAAAGACTTCCGTAACAACATCAAACCGAACTGGTGCCCGGGCTGCGGAGACTTCTCGGTACAAGCCGCGATCCAACGCGCCGCCGCGAACGTCGGCCTCGAGCCGGATAGCCTTGCGGTCGTCTCCGGCATCGGTTGTTCCGGACGCATCTCCGGTTACATTAACGCTTACGGCTTCCACGGCATCCACGGCCGCGCGCTGCCGATCGCCCAAGGCCTTAAGATGGCGAACCGCGAGTTGACGGTCATCGCGTCCGGCGGCGACGGCGACGGCTTCGCGATCGGTCTCGGTCACACGGTGCATGCGATTCGCCGCAACATGAACGTGACGTACATCGTTATGGACAACCAAATTTATGGTTTAACGAAGGGTCAGACGTCGCCGCGAAGCGCGGAAGGCTTCAAGACGAAGTCGACGCCGGAAGGCTCGATCGAAGGCACGCTCAGCCCGCTCGAGATCGCGTTGTCCGCCGGCGCGACGTTCGTGGCGCAGTCGTTCTCCAGCAACATCAAGCAGCTGACGGCGCTTATCGAAGAAGCGATCAAGCACGAAGGCTTCTCGATCGTCAACGTATTCAGCCCTTGCGTTACGTTCAACAAGATCAATACGTACGACTGGTTCAAGGAGCACATCGTCGATCTCGACGAGCAGTCCGACTACGATCCGTCCAACCGGATCGCGGCCATGACGAAAATCATGGAGACGAACAGCATGCTGTGCGGCCTGATCTATCAAGATAAGAGCAAGAAGCCTTACGAGGCCTTGGTCAAGGGCTTCAAGCCGGAAGGCCTTGCGAAGCAAGATCTGACGATTACGGAAGAGCAGTTCGCGAAGCTTGTCGCGGAATTCCGTTAA
- a CDS encoding 2-oxoacid:acceptor oxidoreductase subunit alpha, translated as MISQLSWKIGGQQGEGVESTDRIFSTALNRLGYYLYGYRHFSSRIKGGHTNNKIRISTKAIRAISDDLDILVAFDQETIDLNSHELRKGGVIVADAKFNPTVPEGIDARLFPVPITSIAEELGTSLFKNMVASGASWALLGLPLEVFNKAVEEEFGRKGPAIVEKNVEAVRRGAEFVLELAGGSLADFQLEPSDGQAKLFMIGNDAIGLGAVVGGCRFMPAYPITPASEIMEYLVKTLPKFGGTVIQTEDEIAAVTMAIGANYGGVRTLTASAGPGLSLMMEAIGLAGMTETPVVIVDTQRGGPSTGLPTKQEQSDINAMIYGTHGEIPKIVIAPSTVEECFYDAIEAFNLAEKFQCPVIIVTDLQLSLGKQTAENLELDKIKIDRGALQTGELPQLEENKLFKRYEFTEDGVSPRVLPGMKNGIHHVTGVEHDQEGRPSESPINRKKMMDKRLKKLESVRITNPIHIDAPHEEPDVLIVGMSSIGGTIDEARERLTKDGIKSNHMTVRQLFPFPTELVAPYVEKAKTVVIVENNATGQLADQLKLRVGHANKVKNFLKYDGTPFLPSEIHTGCKELL; from the coding sequence TTGATTAGCCAATTGTCATGGAAAATCGGCGGACAACAAGGGGAAGGCGTTGAAAGTACCGACCGTATTTTCTCGACTGCGCTCAACCGGCTCGGGTATTACTTGTACGGATATCGTCACTTCTCTTCCCGAATCAAGGGCGGACATACCAACAACAAGATTCGGATTTCTACGAAGGCGATTCGCGCGATTTCGGACGATCTCGACATCCTCGTCGCGTTCGACCAAGAGACGATCGATCTGAACTCCCATGAATTGCGCAAGGGCGGCGTCATCGTGGCCGACGCGAAATTCAATCCGACGGTGCCGGAAGGCATCGATGCAAGATTGTTCCCGGTCCCGATCACCTCGATCGCGGAAGAGCTTGGCACATCTCTGTTTAAGAACATGGTCGCTTCCGGCGCATCCTGGGCGCTGCTCGGATTGCCGCTCGAGGTGTTCAATAAAGCGGTAGAAGAAGAGTTCGGACGCAAAGGTCCGGCGATCGTCGAGAAGAACGTCGAAGCGGTACGCCGCGGCGCGGAATTCGTTCTCGAGCTGGCGGGCGGTTCGCTCGCGGATTTCCAGCTGGAGCCTTCCGACGGCCAAGCGAAGCTGTTCATGATCGGCAACGACGCGATCGGCCTCGGCGCCGTCGTCGGCGGATGCCGCTTCATGCCGGCTTACCCGATAACGCCGGCTTCCGAAATCATGGAATACCTCGTTAAGACGCTGCCGAAGTTCGGCGGCACCGTCATTCAGACGGAAGACGAGATCGCGGCCGTCACGATGGCCATCGGCGCCAACTACGGCGGCGTGCGTACGTTGACCGCTTCGGCGGGCCCGGGTTTGTCGCTCATGATGGAAGCGATCGGCCTCGCCGGCATGACCGAGACGCCGGTCGTCATCGTCGACACGCAGCGCGGCGGACCGTCCACCGGCCTTCCGACGAAGCAGGAGCAGTCCGACATCAACGCGATGATCTACGGCACGCACGGGGAAATTCCGAAGATCGTCATCGCGCCGAGCACGGTCGAAGAGTGCTTCTACGATGCGATCGAAGCGTTCAACCTGGCGGAGAAGTTCCAATGCCCGGTCATCATCGTAACCGACCTGCAGCTGTCTCTCGGCAAGCAAACCGCGGAAAACCTCGAGCTCGATAAAATTAAGATCGACCGCGGTGCGCTGCAAACCGGCGAGCTGCCGCAGCTGGAAGAAAACAAACTGTTCAAGCGGTACGAGTTTACGGAAGACGGCGTATCGCCGCGCGTCCTGCCGGGCATGAAGAACGGCATCCACCACGTGACGGGCGTCGAGCACGACCAAGAAGGCCGTCCGTCCGAAAGCCCGATCAACCGCAAGAAGATGATGGATAAGCGATTGAAGAAGCTCGAGAGCGTACGGATCACGAACCCGATCCATATCGATGCGCCGCACGAAGAGCCGGACGTTCTGATCGTCGGCATGAGCTCCATCGGCGGCACGATCGACGAAGCGCGCGAGCGTCTGACGAAGGACGGCATCAAGTCGAACCACATGACGGTTCGCCAGCTGTTCCCGTTCCCGACCGAACTCGTTGCGCCGTACGTCGAGAAGGCGAAGACGGTCGTCATCGTCGAAAACAACGCGACAGGCCAGCTGGCGGATCAGCTGAAGCTGCGCGTCGGTCATGCGAACAAAGTGAAGAACTTCCTGAAATACGACGGGACGCCGTTCCTGCCTTCCGAAATTCACACCGGCTGCAAGGAGTTGTTATAA